The Montipora capricornis isolate CH-2021 chromosome 3, ASM3666992v2, whole genome shotgun sequence genome includes the window TGTGGTCCGCCTTTCCTTTGTGGCCACCTAGTGCCTGACTCTGTTAGTTAACCGTTATGCCCATGACGGGAAAGTCACGTCATTACGTTCATTTTCTATAGTTTAAGTATCACTGAGTCTAGCCGTCCCTCGTTGTTCAAGGGGACAGACGTTTTGTTTCTCTGCTTTCCCGTTAGCCCTTTTTTGCTTCGCATATCCCTTGTCCCTTTTTACATGAGAAAAGAGAGATTACGCCAGTACCGGTCAGCGGTACTTAGTTTTGTCATGTTCACGTATTCGTTGTGTGTGTTATTTTCCGAGTCGCCATCTTGTGTTGTAAATTCGACTCGCGTGTTagattaacctgcgatcaggagtacttttccttagacatggtgggaaaaggtacgcctgatacaatttcttaacgagtcgtctgctcgtagtccagaatctggactttactctgattggtcgaaaaacaatagagcttttGGAGCgtcgctccgattggttacagaattgcaaatcacacttcttgtaaatcggtgaacagctgatgaaattatggGCGCCAAGAAGGATTtcaacacgagtgatgtttaggctctgtttacagctgctgttgcttcgacttcagattttttccaaaaacctttaaaggaagagcggagagaatgcatccgaagaatggtttgagtaaaagaagacattacagttgtacttcctacgggatttagcaatagatcgttttcacgtgacgtcacagctaCTTATGCAGAGACAGGTAGACCGGAAGTCAGCCATGCTGGTGGACAACCCAGTGGTCGTTTGATATcaaattaagagaatttggCGGGATTGTGCTCGTCTTTGCCAAAATTCTTTTAGTCTTTTGAGCTTTATATTGCTATCAAATGGATTATATTTGTGCGGTGAAGAATTGCGGACACAATAGTGCCagagacaaaggaaaatttaaatttttcaggtttccAGCTATAATAAAAAACAAGGGAGTAGAAACGCGTAAATTGAGTGAGGCTCTGCGACGACGATGGTTCGCGAATATTTACAGAAAGAAGTTTGACGACAAGAGTGCTGAAAACAGTCGTGTTTGTAGCAATCACTTCATTTCAGGTTAGTATAAATCGTTTTGTAAAACTGTGGAAAACAATGTAGTAAGGAGGATAaatgaattgtttttttcacaGGAAGGAACGCGGATATTCTGGACACAACAAACCCCGACTGGGCACCTTGTATAAACCTTGGTcatgaaaacattaaaaatgttTCGCTGGCTGTTGCTCGAAATGATCGTTGTCAAAAGAGGAATGAAAAGAAGCGAAAATACACCGAGATGGCTGCTGCCAATAGCACTGAAGACAGCTGTGATGTAGCGAGTTCTCAAACAAGTGCTGATTCAGGAGCATCTGGAAGTGGTAAATGTACACCAAACTTAATTAGACCACAGCTCCtcccttttctttttctgacCAATATTTGAATCGTGTGTCTATGACGTGCTTACGATtgatatatacatatatatatacatactgagaGGGGTgtaatttcttcatttttcgTTTAGCTACAactcttcattttttttcttttcagcgaGTACAAGTATTTTTTTCAGCAGCTTCAGCTTCAGCTTCCGCAAGTGACACCAATCTTGCTGATGTTAATGATTATGACCATGATGACAATAACAAATATTGTCAAACAGAAGAATTACTTACTGCTGAAGGATACTGCCAGACTGAACTTGATATGCCTCAGTTAGACAGAGAGAAAAAGTACATGCAGTATATTTGTGATGAGCTCAGTAATACCAAGGCACAACTTCTATCTGTTCAACTAACTGAGGAGGGCTTTAGAGATAATGATGACAAAACGAAATTTTACACAGGAATTCCCAAGTTTTGTCTTTTGATGCATGTTTTCAATCTGATTGCCCTCACATTAAAAGAAACTGTCAAAATGCACTGTGTCAGTTTTAAGAGTTTCTTTTAGTTTTGATAACATTAGAGTTTAATTCCCCATTACAAGATTTAGCTTTTCGTTTTAATATATCTGTGCCAACCGTGCATAGAATATTTGATAGATGGACACATGTAATGAGTATTAGGCTTAAATTTCTAATTAACTGGCCAGAGAAGACGGACCTCCAAGCCACTATGCCAGCAGTTTTTCAACGTAATTTTGGCAAAAGAGTTGCTGTCATAATCGACTGTTTCGAGATCTTTATAGAAAGACCATCCAGTCTAATCGCAAGAGCAATGACATGGTCTAATTATAAACATCATAATACTGTAAAGTTTCTCATAGGCATAACACCACAAGGTGTTATCTCATTTATATCAAAGGCATGGGGTGGCAGAGTAAGTGATAAATATCTCAGAGAAAATTCTGGTTTGTTAAGGAAGCTTTTACCTGGAGACGCAGTGCTAGCTGACAGGGGATTTGATATAGCTGACAGTGTTGGTTTTCACCAAGCTTCTCTTCATATACCAGCTTTTACCAAAGGAAAGAAACAGTTGTCTGCAGAGGAAGTGGAGGAAACTCGGAAAATCGCAAACGTCCGCATACATGTTGAAAGAGTTATTGGTCTTGTGCGCAGGAAGTATACTATATTAGAGGGAATACTGCCCATTCAGTTAGTGACAGCTCGCAGAGGTGACAATTTAGCCCCAATAGACAAAATTGCTATAATATGTTGTGCCCTTACTAATTTATGCGAATCTATTTTTCCTTTTGGTTGAACCTTTCAGAGTACAGTAGGGACTGTTCTCAAGAAATATGAATACTATCTGCTAAAATACAATGGACAAAGTTGTGTTATACCCAGAAACAATGTATGAAAGTTAGCATAGTCCTAAACGGAACAGAAACATAGGTAAATAAAATGGTACAAACACGAAGAAAAGTGTTTGCTTTAAATTTGTTGCAAACCATTTTAGTAAACAGTTTCACTGAGTGCATGATGGACAGATCCATTCACCATCAGGTTCTGTTGTTAGCCCTACACATGACATATGAAACCATTGGATTTTACAGTCTGGTTTGTCACAACCAATTAGCTGACTTCCTTCAATGTACTGCTGGCAGTAACACCAGGGtccatcatcatcactgtctGATGCTGGTGTTACTGTGGCATGAGGCAAAGGAGAAGACCGTGAAAACCATCTACCCAACAGTTCTGGGAGAACTCCTTTCTTGTAGAAAAGAATTGCCCTTGTCAATGTTCTGTCCCAAAACTCAGTGTCAGGTAGTATTCTCTGAATAAAGATGTCTTTGTTGGTCCAGACAACGAAATCACAATATTCTACACCAGTCACAAACAACTTACACTGCACTTGGTAGTAGTATGCATGACAGGTGTCCACAGACAAACTCATTTCTTCCTCATTGTACTTGAGACAGAAACTACTGTCATTCGCTTTTGCAGCACTAACAAGCATAGAATCTTTGTACTTATAAGGACACTTTATTTCACAGATACCTTTCCCACAGCACTCACAAAAAACAAGACCATCAGGAGTGGCTCCTAAAAAAGGCCACTTTGCACTTATATGAAGTCCACAGTCTGCAACAGAAAAGTTAAGGTGATCCTCTGCAAGTGAAAATGCATAGTCTTCACGAGCTCTGCTTCCATTAGAGATACCCCATTTTGTTGCAGCGTTTGAAAATCTGTGCGAGTTTGGATAACATATCATCTCTATCAAGCTCTTTAATGGTTTGTCTGGGTCAGTTGTGCAAGCTGCTCTGAACTTTGATGCAGTCACACGGCCTGCCCTGTGCTCAAACCATACTTTGCAGGTTGATTGGCCCCTTGTAACTCCCTCAACAGCTTCTGCTTCCTTGGCAGTAATATTAATCTCATCAAATACTTTCTCTGCCTTTTCTACGAGTTCCTGAAAGCTATAATTCAAGTGTTCTTCGTTGTATATTACTGTTAAGGGCTTTGGCAGAGCTTCAGCTTCATTGGGCATAAAGGCAGCATTATAGGgagaaattaaagaaagaatAGCTGGTTTGATGCCACACCTTGAAATATTTCCGCAAAAATTGGCTCTTTCCTCAGCTGATGTCTCCGGGATATCCGCTCTGTTTACTTCTGGGGTTGCATATCCCTGTTCGCCCAAAGTACTGTATCGTTTTTTCGCTGAGGACAGGTCCATGTCACAAACAGGAATGTAGGGGATGTTCTTTACATAAGAAGGCAAAATCCATGGGTTTCTGTCCTGTGTACAAGTTACCGAGTTCCTTATTCTCACTCCAGCTTCAACGGCAAAAAGGAGAGCCCCTACATGCGAACAGGCCTCACAAAGTCCTGCCATACAGTTACAGTGCGCCATGCATACGTTCCCGTCCTTTTGAGCAAGAAACCATGTCTTCAAGGGGGTTTCTCTACATCGTTGAGAGTGATTTACTCTTGCCGTAACGACAGTTTTATCAGTTCCAGCCACCGATTTTGTCAGAATGGTATTAACCCACCCAGAGACGAAAAAATTGTAAGCTTCCATAGACTTATAAGCTTTCATTTGCTCCCCGGTTATCCACGAAGTCTGAAGCACCAAATAATTGACAATGTCAGGATATCCCACGCTAGGAAAAGACGCTAACTCATCGCTACAGTCGGACTTTTTTAGCACATAAGGATCAAATCCACACGCTACAACCTTTTCTCGATACCTCGTTTTAGCAGGGCCGGTCAGATCAGCGTAATAATCGGAAAAAGTTACACTTGGGATAGCAGATGAGTCtgcggcagccattttgaaggtTTGCCTGTCCACCAGCATGGCGGACGCTAATGACGTAAGAAAATTTTGTCACGTGGTTGAAAACGATCTAGTGTTATTACCGGTAATACAGGCCTGAGCATTCTAGGAGAAAATGCatcgttcttcttccaccaactcgaaaacgtttgtagttgtggcaaGTCCTTTGTAATctattcggaagcaacaagttgcgaatccaaaaagaaccgaatagaactttagggctgccacatttggggaatcagccgagcttgagAGAGAAATTCGACACTGTTTACGGAATCGCTGAACAATCTGAACACACTTCTAACAAAATGATAGCTAAGCAGCTGCTGCTGAAAAACTAGACTTcctcaaagtccattttcctcatatctatttttatagcatcttttattggcatctcaaatattcgagtttaaataaagtttattgtactgttgattgcgcctgatgatgccatgaagaattcgggctttttctgccattttatctcgaaattctttgttccttgatggtttgaacagagaaaccgcaccaactgtcaagcaggatttgcagaaatagctttggTTGCAGAAATCAAAGCCAgagtgctattttgtttttgtcgtgtCTTCACTTGAATCGCagcgtgcaggtaatttccggtaaaatctgattggctcacatttatagcatgacacatgataacatcactcttgacaggtgggcggcagacgactcgttaataaattgtatcaggcgtactttttaccgccctgtctcaagaaaagtacgcttaGGGTTAGATTTGCCCATTAAACTACTGGCgtagaataaatctttttcgattgtggagccaaaggtaagttgttgacattaaagacaaaattatatatattttttctaatttgttttacaaatagagcggggatcgacataaaggtcattcaaactgatctccatcaacatgCCAGTCATCTCAGCTCCTAatgatctttgagaaccttagagGAGCTTTGAAcgaaactgagaatacctgagaaaaactgatccgacttttagcaatctgaactgttcttagaactactgtttttgtcagtatgggcatgcgacgaataaaatggggaattctttcaacaatacagactagtcgttggcatgcattctgtttatttggtggcaaaggaatttagaggatgcttcaaggggaaattctggttttctgtcttacttttgttttacttagaggccatttatttgccagtattgaaaagtttggttcacatttatgagATGTAACAAATTATCATCcgtggctttacaaagatctatttgtatcgcttttacattcctgagttaagAGTTAACTtgactcgcaaatgacgtacaaacaacccaggtccCGGAATTcttgatccaactaaaactattgccgcacaatacagtcaaggtaatgttgaagtatttggtacggcaaatgcaggcacataacgtgtggcaatgtctctgtcggcacttgtttaaaatttcaggaatccaataacctcttcagctgaattggttcaaattatataaaacagtgggaataatatgtattcagctttgtcacaatcatgcaaacagggactcctattttgacagatttgccttttatggttataacttaagctacattaatCATCAGTTGGcatacagtgatagttatagtggtttgctaaatagtgcacttcctataatttcagactttccttatgttatatcaatgttagctgcctttgattctttgctcatggataattatcatgcatatattttaacacttgaactttacacagtagcaatatactgtctgcctaatgggaagtgtaaaatttttttactctcatggcagagatttattaggtatgggacccatttgcaacatgaacttcaattgaaatagattcattaatgaatttggtacaacattttcagaatatatgtgcacaaacatctgttacttatgagattaaaatgtgttaacattattaaaatgtaaagcaacactGGAAGCAGTGTTCATCCATTATATgttcgaaaccaaaattttagaccctaggagcacttaaataatgtttatctttgttcttgcaaagaatgttctgctgtgtcattttattctatttctttttccacctcaaaagtcttgtaactattgcacctctcaaacagttgatagtatcattgagaatggaagagcaatttatcacaaatgttactccagcaaaatatgtttttatttctgattttctaaagaaattagacgtaggccgctggccatgtaaaagttattcatagagcaagatgtcagggaaatttatcttgtaatgtggttcccagtaaacaacagcttaaaactgtcATTTTGGATAttaaggaaagcagcacaggctttttgatgtaaatttctagctactgcattagttgtgttttccagtggtatgcaaagcaaaagatgagttaccacgtttttgtatacaatgattctgaaccaaaaaatgtaacaaaagtattttcaaatgtagattctgttattgatctcttttgttctattatacaaagtaaatttaattgttttgaaacaaactatgaggttgcatttcttagatgtttatgtgaattatcaaatatagaaaggaaacaaataacgagaaagcataaatctacttcagaaattgcagcaaactggcagaaagaagagagaaatttacagcccaatggacccagagaaaaaataagaacttccttcaaattgttttgaaaagtacaggtctatggacccataaaaaaacagactctttcaaataaagatgaaaagtgtAGGTCAATGAACTTACACGtgataaagagcaacttctctcaaatagattcttgtaacacctcTATACCTTTTTTTTGTagtgtacaataaagttattattattattattattattattattattattattattattattattattaaacaaaagtacaaataacctggcagcgcatgagtataggctacttagagcttcttgttaactttatttaagtgtcaactgtgcAGGCTTGAGCACTACTTGGGAATTCTGTATAGAAATCAAACTAAATCAACTATCAAACCATAGGATGGTATTTGAGCAAGGgggaaaccggaatacccggagaaaaacctctctgagcGCCATTCTTGCTCTTGGATAAATCGAAATGACTCGCAACTTTCCAAACTGAAAGTGTTTTATTCTGGCAGGAGTGATAACTGCGCGTAAGCCGCCATTTATAGCACGATACATAGATATTGTCATGATACCCGTTTTGTCCGATCATGATCCTTTGGAAACTGAAACGTTCCAAAGCGGAACGAAACATTCGGTTTCATCTCCATATCTGGTAATATCACTCCTTCCTGCTTCTTCCTGTGTCGAATCCTATTCTCTGGGAACTGAACAACAGCGTTGGCACGGTTAGATCGTAAAGAAATAACTGTCTCGGCGATTGCAAGTACATTTGCAGTAAGTATTTTCTAATTTTCTACAAATACTTCT containing:
- the LOC138041731 gene encoding uncharacterized protein, coding for MLVDRQTFKMAAADSSAIPSVTFSDYYADLTGPAKTRYREKVVACGFDPYVLKKSDCSDELASFPSVGYPDIVNYLVLQTSWITGEQMKAYKSMEAYNFFVSGWVNTILTKSVAGTDKTVVTARVNHSQRCRETPLKTWFLAQKDGNVCMAHCNCMAGLCEACSHVGALLFAVEAGVRIRNSVTCTQDRNPWILPSYVKNIPYIPVCDMDLSSAKKRYSTLGEQGYATPEVNRADIPETSAEERANFCGNISRCGIKPAILSLISPYNAAFMPNEAEALPKPLTVIYNEEHLNYSFQELVEKAEKVFDEINITAKEAEAVEGVTRGQSTCKVWFEHRAGRVTASKFRAACTTDPDKPLKSLIEMICYPNSHRFSNAATKWGISNGSRAREDYAFSLAEDHLNFSVADCGLHISAKWPFLGATPDGLVFCECCGKGICEIKCPYKYKDSMLVSAAKANDSSFCLKYNEEEMSLSVDTCHAYYYQVQCKLFVTGVEYCDFVVWTNKDIFIQRILPDTEFWDRTLTRAILFYKKGVLPELLGRWFSRSSPLPHATVTPASDSDDDGPWCYCQQYIEGSQLIGCDKPDCKIQWFHMSCVGLTTEPDGEWICPSCTQ